The Syngnathus typhle isolate RoL2023-S1 ecotype Sweden linkage group LG3, RoL_Styp_1.0, whole genome shotgun sequence genome window below encodes:
- the htt gene encoding huntingtin isoform X5, producing the protein MATMEKLMKAFESLKSFQQQQGPPTAEELVQRQKKEQATTKKDRVTHCLTICENIVAQSLRTSPEFQKLLGIAMEMFLLCSDDSESDVRMVADECLNKIIKALMDSNLPRLQLELYKEIKKNGASRSLRAALWRFAELAHLIRPQKCRPYLVNLLPCLTRITKRQEETVQETLASGIPKIMAALGHFANDGEIKVLLKSFVANLKSSSPTIRRTAASSAVSVCQHSRRASYFYTWLLNVLLGLVVPVDEEHLSHLILGVLLTLRYLMPLLQQQVNTTSLKGSFGVMKKEADVQPTPEQLLQVYELTLYYTQHWDHNVVTASLELLQQMFRTPPPELLHLLINVGTIPHATVFRQDTENRSRSGSILEFIGKMLSGEEDGLEDDSEKTEVTPGSFTASVVGADISSATQVDIITEQPRSSQHTLQPGDSVDLSPSSEQGGGGGGASASDTPESPTEIEEEMLSRSSSGGANATPETADYTTPENATPDDGPLIEGGSLLSTNDSSLPPSDSSQTTTEGPDSAVTPSDVAELVLDGSENQYSGMQIGTLQDEEDEGTAPSAQEEIAFLPSALALSKPHLFDIRGHNRQGSDCSVDRFIPKEEPAEIEPDSKPSSINGPIGHYTDQGAEPLVHCVRLLAASFLLTGQKNGVIPDKEVRVSVKALAVSCIGAAGALLPEAFFNSLYLEPLDGIPAKEQQYVSDVLDLIHHGDPQIRGATAILCAAIIQAALIKTRYTIHTWLASVQSATGNPLSLVDLVPLLRKSLKDESSVTCKMACFAVRHCIMTICNSTLSDLGLQLMIDLLALTDSSYWLVRTELLDTLAEMDFRLVNFLERKTETLHKGDHHYTGRLRLQDRVLKVVIRLLGDDDPRVRHVAASVVSRLVSRLFYDCDQGQTDPVVAIARDQSSVYLQLLMHEAQPPSQFTVSTITRTYRGFNLSNMVSDITVENNLSRVVTAISHAFNSSTSRALTFGCCEALSLLASKFPVCTWSTGWHCGYVNTISSVSSRASVTRSRGRASSLSQSSNTPNSNPNSSAPDVEQKTLTVGMANMVLSLLSSAWFPLDLSAHQDALLLAGNLLAAVAPKCMRNPWAGEEEGGSSSTFPSGGPNKMEEPWAALSERTLVSMVDQLFFHLLKVLNICAHVLDDTPPGPAVKATLPSLTNTPSLSPIRRKGKEKEIADPNAVPLSPKKSNEINAGRVADSTSGTAVNKSNTLGNFYHLPPYLKLYDVLKATHANYKVTLDLHSSHEKFGGFLRAALDVLSQLLELATLHDISKCVEEILGYLKSCFTREPTMATVCVQQLLKTLFGTNLASQYEGVLSGPSRAQGKVLRLGSSSLRPGLYHYCFMAPYTHFTQALADASLRNMVQAEQEQDTSGWFDVMQKASNQLRSNIANATRHRSDKNTIHNHIRLFEPLVIKALKQYTTSTSVALQRQVLDLLAQLVQLRVNYCLLDSDQVFIGFVLKQFEYIEVGQFRDSEAVIPNIFFFLVLLSYERYHSKQIISIPKIIQLCDGIMASGRKAVTHAIPALQPIVHDLFVLRGSNKADAGKELDTQKEVVVSMLLRLVQYHQVLEMFILVLQQCHKENEDKWKRLSRQIADVILPMIAKQQMHLDSPEALGVLNTLFESVAPSSLRPVDMLLKSMFVVPATMASVTTVQLWVSGILAVLRVLVSQSTEDIVLSRVHELSLSPHLLSCDTIRRLCQQSTSPSAPPTLDSLASQELSGDSPKSLPEETFARFLLQMVGVLLDEISCKQIKVDITEQQHTFYCQQLGTLLMCLIHIFKSGMFRRITAAAGLLLKDEGASSQNDSEASLYYHLENLNAMVQGLITTHPSLVLLWCQVLLLVNYTNYSWWAAVHQTPRRHSRSCTKLLSPHSSGEGDEENPVSMFAMINREIVRRGALILFCDYVCQNLHDSEHLTWLIVNHVSDLISLSHEPPVQDFISAVHRNSAASGLFIQAIQSRCDNLTNPTMLKKTLQCLEGIHLSQSGSLLMLYVDKLLSTPFRVLARMVDTLACRRVEMLLAETLQNSIAQLPVEELDRIQEYLQISSLAQRHQRFYSLLDRFRATVAKTSSPAPPVTSHPLDGRPPPAPELVNADKEWYVTLVKSQCFLRGDVSLLETTELLTKLPAPELLSIMRSDTFNLSLLCPCLSMGVQRLTRGQGPLLLETALQVTLEQVAGITQSLPTPHRSFLPTSEPQSYWTQLADVYDEPGFYRKVLALCRALSQYLLCVNQLPSSLHILSDKEDLITTFTCTATEVIVWRLLQDQIPLSVDLQWALACLCLALQQTCIWNKLSTAEYKTHTCSLIYCLRLIMVAVAVSPGDQLLLPEKKKKLARDAEEDEVDAIHTNYKCEWQACEIMAELVEGLQSILSLGHHKNSAIPAFLTPTLRNIVISIARLPLVNSFTRVPPLVWRLGWSPQPGGEFGTALPEIPVDFLQEKDVFREFLYRINILGWSSRTQFEETWATLLGVLVTQPITMDQEEDTQQEEDLERTQLNVLAVQAITSLVLGAMMLPTAGNPAVSCLEQQPRNKSLKALETRFGRKLAVIRGEVEREIQALVSKRDNVHTHHSYHAWDPVPSLSAASAGMLISHEKLLLQINTEREMGNMDYKLGQVSIHSVWLGNNITPLREEEWGEDEEDEADAPAPTSPPVSPINSRKHRAGVDIHSCSQFLLELYSQWLIPSSPSNRKTPTILVSEVVRSLLAVSDLFTERNQFDMMFSTLMELQRLHPPEDEILNQYLVPAICKAAAVLGMDKAIAEPVCRLLETTLRSTHLPSRMGALHGVLYVLECDLLDDTAKQLIPTISEYLLSNLRAIAHCVNLHNQQHVLVICAVAFYMMENYPLDVGSEFMAAVIQVCGVIVSASEDSTPSVIYHCVLRGLERLLLSEQLSRVDGEALVKLSVDRVNMPSPHRAMAALGLMLTCMYTGKEKASPASRPAHSDPQAPDSESIIVAMERVSVLFDRIRKGLPSEARVVSRILPQFLDDFFPPQDVMNKVIGEFLSNQQPYPQFMATVVYKVFQTLHATGQSSMVRDWVLLSLSNFTQRTPVAMAMWSLSCFFVSASTSQWISALLPHVISRMGSCEVVDVNLFCLVAIDFYRHQIDEELDRRAFQSVFETVASPGSPYYQLLGSLQSIHQDTTL; encoded by the exons GCACTGATGGACTCTAATCTGCCCCGACTGCAGCTAGAGCTGTACAAAGAAATTAAAaag AACGGTGCCTCTCGGAGTTTGAGAGCAGCATTGTGGAGGTTTGCTGAGCTCGCTCACCTCATTAGACCTCAGAAATGCAG ACCCTATTTGGTCAACCTTTTGCCGTGCCTCACGAGAATCACCAAGCGGCAGGAAGAGACCGTGCAGGAGACATTGGCTTCAGGCATACCTAAGATCATGGCGGCCTTGGGACATTTTGCTAATGATGGCGAGATCAAG GTCCTGTTGAAATCATTTGTTGCCAACCTGAAGTCCAGCTCCCCCACCATCAGAAGAACAGCCGCCAGCTCGGCCGTGAGCGTGTGCCAACACTCAAGGCGCGCCAGTTACTTTTACACATGGCTCCTTAATGTGCTGCTGG GTCTGGTGGTTCCAGTCGATGAGGAACATCTCAGCCATCTCATCCTCGGGGTGCTTTTAACCCTGCGCTACCTGATGCCTCTGCTGCAGCAACAGGTCAACACCACAAGCCTCAAAGGAAGCTTTGGAGTCATGAAGAAGGAGGCGGATGTGCAGCCTACACCAGAGCAGCTGCTGCAG GTGTATGAGCTGACTTTATACTACACCCAACACTGGGACCACAATGTGGTGACTGCGTCTCTAGAGCTTCTGCAGCAAATGTTCAGGACTCCACCACCAGAGCTTTTGCATCTGCTCATTAACGTAGGCACCATTCCACATGCTACGGTGTTTCGTCAGGATACTGAAAATCGCTCGCGGTCTGGCAGCATCCTGGAGTTCATAG GTAAAATGCTTTCAGGGGAAGAGGACGGACTGGAAGATGATTCTGAAAAGACTGAGGTCACCCCTGGCTCTTTTACAG CATCTGTTGTCGGGGCCGATATCTCCTCGGCAACCCAGGTGGACATCATCACTGAACAGCCGCGCTCCTCCCAGCATACCTTGCAGCCTGGGGACTCTGTGGACTTGAGCCCGTCTTCTGAGCAAGGTGGAGGTGGCGGCGGGGCATCTGCCTCAGATACTCCAGAGTCACCCACTGAAATTGAGGAGGAAATGCTGAGTCGGAGCTCAAGCGGTGGTGCTAATGCTACGCCGGAGACGGCTGACTATACTACACCAGAGAATGCCACACCGGATGATGGGCCCTTAATTGAAGGCGGCTCACTTCTAAGCACCAATGACAGCTCACTCCCGCCCAGTGACTCCTCTCAAACGACCACCGAAGGACCGGACTCAGCTGTGACCCCTTCAGATGTTGCAGAGCTG GTGCTGGATGGCAGTGAGAACCAGTACTCGGGGATGCAGATCGGAACTCTGCAGGATGAGGAAGATGAAGGGACAGCACCTTCAGCCCAAGAGGAAATCGCTTTTCTCCCATCGGCACTGG CTCTGAGCAAACCGCATCTCTTCGACATAAGAGGTCACAATCGGCAGGGCTCTGACTGCAGCGTGGACCGCTTTATACCAAAGGAGGAACCCGCTGAAATCGAACCTGACAGCAAG CCATCAAGTATAAATGGTCCAATCGGACATTATACAGACCAGGGTGCGGAGCCACTCGTCCATTGTGTCAGACTTCTTGCTGCGTCCTTCCTATTGACGGGACAAAAGAATG GTGTGATCCCTGACAAGGAGGTACGAGTGAGTGTGAAGGCCCTGGCGGTCAGTTGTATAGGAGCAGCTGGGGCACTGCTTCCTGAAGCATTCTTTAATTCCCTCTATCTGGAGCCGCTGGACGGCATTCCAGCgaaag AGCAGCAGTATGTCAGTGATGTGCTGGACCTAATTCACCATGGAGACCCACAGATTCGGGGTGCCACAGCCATCCTCTGTGCAGCAATTATTCAGGCTGCACTCATTAAAACCCGTTACACCATACACACCTGGCTGGCCAGTGTACAGAGTGCGACAG GTAACCCTTTGTCCCTGGTGGACTTGGTGCCTTTGCTAAGAAAATCTCTGAAAGATGAATCTTCCGTAACCTGCAAAATGGCTTGCTTTGCAGTCAGG CACTGCATCATGACCATATGCAACAGTACACTAAGCGATCTGGGCCTGCAGTTGATGATCGACTTACTGGCCCTGACAGACTCCTCTTACTGGCTTGTCCGCACTGAACTGCTGGACACCCTGGCCGAGATGGATTTTCG GTTAGTCAACTTCCTAGAAAGGAAAACTGAAACATTGCATAAAGGCGATCATCACTACACTGGG CGTCTTCGACTGCAGGACCGGGTTCTAAAAGTAGTCATTCGTCTCTTGGGTGATGATGACCCGAGAGTCCGCCATGTAGCAGCTTCAGTTGTCAGCAG GCTCGTATCGAGATTGTTTTATGACTGTGACCAAGGCCAAACAGACCCTGTTGTCGCTATTGCCCGAGACCAGAGTTCAGTTTACTTGCAGCTGCTGATGCACGAGGCACAACCCCCCTCTCAATTTACAGTGAGCACCATCACAAG AACTTATCGGGGTTTCAACTTATCAAACATGGTGTCTGACATCACAGTGGAAAACAACTTGTCTCGAGTCGTCACCGCTATCTCCCATGCTTTCAATTCCTCTACCTCAAGGGCCCTGACT tttggctGCTGTGAGGCACTGTCTCTCTTGGCTTCAAAATTTCCGGTGTGCACATGGAGCACAGGCTGGCACTGTGGCTACGTCAACACCATAAGTTCAGTTTCATCTCGAGCCAGTGTCACCCGTAGCAGAGGCAGGGCTTCAAG CCTGTCCCAGTCGAGCAATACTCCAAACTCCAACCCAAACTCCTCTGCACCTGATGTGGAGCAAAAGACTCTTACAGTGGGAATGGCCAACATGGTGCTTTCCTTGCTGTCATCTGCCTGGTTCCCACTTGACCTCTCTGCACACCAGGATGCCTTGTTGCTCGCTGGCAACCTGCTTGCTG CGGTGGCTCCTAAATGCATGCGCAACCCGTGGGCTGGAGAGGAAGaaggtggcagcagcagcactttTCCTAGTGGAGGCCCAAataagatggaagaaccctggGCCGCATTGTCAGAGCGCACCCTGGTGTCAATGGTGGACCAGCTTTTTTTCCACCTCCTGAAAGTTCTCAACATCTGTGCCCATGTGCTGGATGACACTCCTCCGGGACCAGCAGTTAAG GCCACACTGCCTTCCCTAACCAACACACCCTCACTCAGTCCCATTCGCAGAAAGGGCAAAGAGAAGGAGATTGCGGATCCCAATGCTGTCCCTTTGAGCCCAAAGAAAAGCAATGAAATCAATGCAG GCAGAGTTGCTGACAGCACAAGTGGAACAGCAGTAAACAAGTCAAACACTCTTGGCAACTTCTACCACCTGCCACCCTACCTCAAGCTCTATGATGTCCTCAAAGCAACTCATGCCAACTATAAG GTGACGTTGGACCTTCACAGTAGCCACGAGAAGTTTGGCGGTTTCCTTCGTGCTGCCTTAGATGTTCTCTCTCAGCTGCTTGAGCTTGCCACACTCCACGACATCAgcaaa TGTGTGGAAGAAATCTTGGGCTATCTCAAGTCCTGCTTCACACGAGAACCTACCATGGCTACAGTTTGTGTTCAGCAG TTGTTAAAGACACTGTTTGGAACCAACTTGGCCTCCCAGTATGAAGGTGTTCTAAGCGGACCCAGCCGTGCCCAGGGCAAGGTGCTCCGCCTTGGCTCGTCGAGTCTGAGGCCGGGCCTGTACCACTACTGCTTCATGGCACCTTATACACACTTCACACAGGCTCTGGCTGATGCCAGTCTCCGTAACATGGTGCAGGCTGAGCAAGAGCAGGATACCTCTGG ATGGTTTGATGTGATGCAGAAAGCGTCAAACCAGCTGAGGTCCAACATTGCAAATGCAACACGCCACAGAAGTGACAAG AATACCATCCACAACCACATCCGTCTCTTTGAACCACTTGTGATAAAAGCTTTGAAGCAGTACACAACCAGCACCTCTGTGGCACTACAGCGACAAGTTCTGGACCTTTTGGCCCAACTTGTGCAGCTCAGAGTGAACTACTGCCTTCTTGATTCTGATCAG GTGTTCATAGGGTTTGTCCTGAAACAGTTTGAATATATTGAAGTGGGACAGTTTAG AGATTCAGAAGCAGTCATACCCAACATCTTTTTCTTCCTGGTGCTGCTGTCTTATGAACGTTACCATTCCAAGCAGATCATCAGTATCCCCAAAATCATCCAACTGTGTGACGGCATCATGGCCAGTGGTAGGAAAGCTGTCACGCATG CTATCCCTGCCTTGCAGCCAATAGTTCATGACCTCTTTGTCTTGAGGGGCTCCAACAAGGCAGATGCAGGCAAAGAGTTGGATACGCAGAAAGAAGTGGTGGTCTCTATGCTGCTCAGACTTGTTCAGTACCACCAG GTTTTGGAGATGTTCATCTTGGTTCTGCAGCAGTGTCACAAAGAAAATGAGGACAAGTGGAAGAGGTTGTCCCGACAGATTGCAGATGTCATCCTTCCTATGATTGCGAAGCAGCAG ATGCATTTGGATTCTCCTGAGGCTTTGGGCGTTTTGAACACTCTTTTTGAGAGCGTCGCACCTTCCTCTCTTAGGCCTGTGGATATGCTGCTCAAGAGCATGTTTGTCGTCCCGGCTACCATG GCATCAGTGACTACTGTCCAACTTTGGGTCTCTGGTATCTTGGCAGTGCTCAGGGTACTTGTGTCTCAGTCAACTGAGGACATTGTGTTATCGCGAGTGCACGAGCTCTCACTTTCCCCGCATCTTCTTTCCTGCGACACGATCCGTCGCCTCTGTCAACAAAGCACCTCTCCAAGTGCCCCTCCCACTTTGGATTCATTAGCGAGTCAAGAACTTAGCGGTGATTCACCTAAATCCCTGCCTGAGGAAACGTTTGCCAG ATTCTTGCTCCAAATGGTTGGAGTGCTGCTGGATGAGATTTCCTGCAAACAAATTAAAGTGGACATTACAGAGCAGCAACACACTTTCTATTGCCAGCAGCTGGGTACACTGCTCATGTGTTTAATACACATTTTCAAAAGTG GTATGTTTCGTAGGATCACAGCTGCAGCTGGCCTCCTCCTCAAAGATGAGGGTGCAAGTAGCCAGAATGATTCGGAAGCTAGCCTTTACTACCATTTAGAGAACCTGAACGCCATGGTGCAGGGTTTGATCACCACCCACCCATCCCTGGTGCTGCTCTGGTGCCAAGTCCTCCTCCTCGTCAACTACACAAACTACTCCTGGTGGGCTGCAGTTCACCAAACACCAAG AAGACACAGCAGATCATGTACGAAACTGCTCAGCCCTCACTCCTCAGGAGAAGGTGATGAGGAGAATCCTGTGTCCATGTTTGCCATGATCAACAGAGAGATTGTTCGCAGGGGAGCCCTCATCCTTTTCTGTGATTATGTG tgtcAAAACCTCCATGACTCAGAGCACCTAACTTGGCTGATAGTTAACCATGTGAGTGACCTCATCAGCCTTTCCCATGAGCCACCCGTTCAGGATTTCATCAGTGCTGTGCACCGAAATTCAGCTGCCAGCGGTCTCTTCATCCAAGCTATTCAGTCACGCTGTGACAACCTGACCAAT CCTACCATGCTAAAGAAGACTTTGCAGTGTTTAGAAGGCATCCACCTGAGCCAATCTGGCTCCCTGCTGATGTTGTATGTGGACAAGCTACTGAGCACACCTTTTAGGGTTTTGGCTCGTATGGTGGACACGTTGGCATGTCGCAGGGTGGAGATGCTGTTGGCAGAAACGTTACAg AATAGTATAGCCCAGCTGCCTGTGGAGGAACTGGACAGAATCCAGGAATACCTCCAGATCAGTAGCCTGGCTCAGAG GCATCAGAGGTTTTACTCCCTGCTGGACAGGTTTCGAGCCACTGTTGCTAAAACTAGTAGCCCGGCACCTCCAGTGACATCTCACCCCTTAGATGGCCGTCCACCACCAGCCCCTGAACTGGTCAATGCAGATAAG GAGTGGTATGTGACCCTGGTGAAGTCTCAGTGTTTTCTCCGTGGAGATGTCTCTCTGTTGGAGACAACTGAACTCCTTACCAAGCTACCTGCCCCTGAGCTTCTCAGCATTATGAGAAGTGAC ACGTTCAACCTGAGTCTGCTGTGTCCTTGCCTGAGCATGGGTGTTCAGCGCCTAACACGAGGGCAGGGCCCGCTCTTGCTGGAGACGGCGTTGCAGGTGACCTTGGAGCAAGTTGCTGGGATTACACAATCTCTTCCTACCCCACACCGGTCCTTTTTACCAACTTCTGAGCCACAGTCTTACTGGACCCAACTAGCTGATGTGTATG ATGAGCCAGGTTTTTACCGTAAGGTTTTAGCCCTCTGTAGAGCTCTCTCCCAGTACCTCCTCTGTGTAAACCAGCTACCATCCTCATTACACATTCTCTCTGACAAAGAAGACCTCATAACTACTTTCACCTGCACCGCCACTGAG GTCATAGTCTGGCGACTGCTCCAGGATCAGATCCCTCTGAGTGTGGACTTGCAGTGGGCTTTGGCTTGTCTGTGCCTGGCTTTGCAGCAGACTTGCATCTGGAACAAACTGTCCACCGCAGAGTACAAAACACACACGTGTTCCCTCATCTACTGTTTACGTCTCATTATGGTTGCCG TTGCTGTGAGCCCTGGCGACCAGCTTCTGCTcccagagaagaagaaaaagttagCCAGAGATGCTGAAGAAGATGAAGTGGATGCCATACACACAAATT ataAGTGTGAGTGGCAAGCTTGTGAGATCATGGCAGAACTGGTGGAAGGCCTGCAGAGCATTCTTTCATTAGGGCATCACAAAAACAGTGCAATCCCTGCTTTCCTCACTCCAACCTTGCGCAACATTGTGATCAGTATTGCCCGACTGCCACTGGTGAACAGTTTCACTCGGGTTCCTCCACTG GTTTGGAGACTAGGCTGGTCCCCACAGCCCGGGGGGGAGTTTGGTACAGCATTGCCTGAGATTCCTGTAGACTTTCTGCAGGAGAAGGATGTTTTCAGAGAGTTCCTGTACCGCATAAACATTCTTG GCTGGAGTAGCAGGACTCAGTTTGAGGAGACTTGGGCCACTTTGCTGGGTGTGCTGGTCACCCAGCCAATCACAATGGATCAGGAGGAGGACACACAGCAAGAG GAAGATTTAGAGCGTACGCAGTTGAATGTGTTGGCAGTGCAAGCCATCACCAGCCTGGTGCTGGGTGCCATGATGCTGCCCACTGCTGGCAACCCAGCTGTCAGCTGTCTCGAACAGCAGCCTCGCAATAAGAGCCTCAAGGCCCTGGAGACACG GTTTGGAAGGAAACTGGCAGTGATCCGGGGTGAGGTTGAGAGAGAAATACAAGCACTTGTGTCCAAGAGAGACAACGTTCACACACACCATTCCTACCATGCCTGGGACCCTGTGCCCTCTTTGTCTGCAGCCTCAGCAG GGATGCTAATCAGTCATGAAAAGTTGCTACTGCAGATCAACACAGAGCGTGAGATGGGAAACATGGACTATAAATTGGGACAG GTGTCCATTCATTCGGTGTGGTTGGGAAATAATATCACCCCATTGCGGGAGGAAGAATGGGgtgaagatgaggaggatgaaGCAGATGCACCAGCGCCCACCTCCCCACCTGTATCGCCAATTAACTCTCG AAAACATCGTGCAGGGGTGGACATTCACTCATGTTCCCAGTTTCTCCTGGAGCTCTACAGCCAGTGGCTTATCCCAAGCTCTCCAAGTAACCGGAAAACACCAACCATCCTCGTCAGTGAAGTGGTCCGATCG CTGCTGGCAGTGTCAGACCTGTTTACCGAGAGGAACCAGTTTGACATGATGTTCTCCACCCTCATGGAGCTGCAGAGGCTTCACCCACCAGAGGATGAGATCCTTAATCAATACCTGGTGCCTGCTATATGCAAGGCAGCTGCAGTGTTGGGCATG GACAAAGCGATTGCCGAACCAGTGTGTCGCTTGCTAGAGACAACCCTCCGCAGCACACACCTTCCCAGCCGCATGGGTGCTCTTCACGGGGTGCTTTATGTCCTGGAGTGTGACCTTCTAGACGATACGGCAAAGCAGCTGATTCCAACCATCTCAGAGTACCTGCTGTCCAACCTAAGGGCTATTGCTCA CTGTGTGAACCTGCACAACCAACAGCATGTCCTAGTGATATGTGCTGTGGCCTTCTACATGATGGAGAACTACCCTCTTGATGTAGGATCTGAGTTTATGGCTGCAGTTATCCAG GTGTGCGGTGTGATAGTGTCAGCCAGCGAGGACTCCACCCCCTCAGTAATCTATCACTGTGTGCTCCGGGGTCTGGAGCGCCTCTTGCTGTCTGAGCAGCTGTCTCGTGTGGATGGCGAGGCACTGGTCAAGCTGAGCGTCGACAGAGTGAACATGCCGTCACCTCACAGAGCCATGGCTGCCCTGGGCCTCATGCTCACCTGCATGTACACCG GCAAGGAGAAAGCCAGCCCCGCCAGTCGCCCCGCACACTCGGACCCTCAGGCCCCAGACAGCGAGTCGATCATTGTTGCCATGGAGAGGGTCTCTGTGCTCTTTGACAG GATCCGTAAAGGTTTGCCCAGTGAGGCTCGGGTAGTGTCAAGGATTCTTCCACAGTTCCTAGATGATTTTTTTCCACCTCAAGATGTCATGAACAAGGTCATTGGAGAGTTCCTGTCCAACCAGCAACCCTATCCGCAATTCATGGCCACAGTTGTTTACAAG GTTTTTCAGACACTCCACGCTACAGGCCAGTCCTCAATGGTAAGAGACTGGGTGCTGCTCTCCTTGTCAAACTTCACGCAGAGGACACCGGTGGCCATGGCTATGTGGAGCCTCTCCTGCTTCTTTGTCTCCGCTTCCACCTCGCAGTGGATCTCGGCCTT ACTTCCTCACGTCATTAGCAGAATGGGTTCATGTGAAGTGGTTGATGTCAACCTGTTCTGCTTGGTGGCCATAGACTTCTATCGGCACCAAATTGACGAGGAGCTGGACCGCAGGGCCTTCCAGTCAGTCTTTGAGACAGTTGCATCGCCTGGAAGTCCTTACTATCAGCTGCTGGGGTCACTGCAATCGATACATCAGGATACGACCCTTTGA